The genomic window AGCCTGGGCGCATTGATGGAATTCGCGAGCCGGAGCGGGAACGAAATCACGATGGCGCCGGGGACGTATTCGGCGAAGGACTACCTGACGCCCGAAATGCTGGCGGCGGTCGGCAAGGGGGTGGATCGTGGCAACGGCAGCCGGCCGCCCGTGCCGGTGCTGGTCTTCAGCGGCAACGACAATGTCTTCAATCTCGATGGCGTGGTGCTGGAAGTCGATACGTCCATCTATGACCACCTTCCAACGTTTGGATACCACCGCTTCCTCTTTGTTTCCGGAAACGGAAACCGGATCAAGGGATTGACGATGCGCTATGTCGGCCCGCAGCAGGGAACCAACGGCAACGCGCTATCGTTGTGGGGCGACCATAATACGCTCGAAGGGGTAACGCTGTTCATGCACGGCTCCTCGCCCTATGGCTATGGCGACCTGCTAGGCAAAGGAAAGAACCCGGGCATGGCCCCGTTGGGCAAGCAGAGCGGATTGATGATCGGTGGCGACCACTGCACGCTCGAACGCTGCAAGGTGATCAGCCGCGCGTTCGGCCACTGTTTCTACATCCAGGGCGCGCGCAATACGCTGGTGCAGGATTGCTATGCCGAAGGCATCACCCGCGCCACCAGCGACATGCTGCGCGATACCACCGGGATGGCCGCGGATTTTGAATTTAGATCCGTATACGAAAACCGCGATGGTCGTTATCTCATCACGCCCGGCTACCGGAAAAGCCTGACCGAGGACGGCTTCCGCACCTACAGCAAGGGCGGACCGCGAAACCAAACCACCGGCAAAACCACCCTGATCAACTGCACGGCCATCAACACGCGTGCCGGTTTCGAGATTGTTGGCCCGGCGGATGGGGAAAAAACCGAGCTCATCGGCTGTACGGCACTGGGAACCGAGCGGGGTTATCTGCTGATCAACGGGAACATTGTCACCCGCCGCTGCCGGGGCAACACCGTGCATGGGCCGTTGCTCTATCTCTGGCGCGGAAGCAATGCCGATGTGGAGCTGGAATGGACGGGCGAGGGATCGGACTACACCGTGCACGCGCTCGCGACCATTTCCGGAAGCAATCATCGCGTCAAGCTGACGCGTTGGGCGGCGGAAGGCGTTGCGCCCCGTCTGCCGATCCTGCTCGGATACGGCATGCCCATGCACGCCGAGATGGCAACGCCGATCCTTCCGGAAGAAGCCACGAACATTACGCTCATCAACCACGTCGGCATGCCGGTCGTCCGCAGCGAAAAGGCGCTCCCTTGAACGGATGATGGAGGGAGAGGCATTCAGCCCCCCGCTCCCCATTCGGTTTCCCATTCATTGCGAAGCCCAGGCATAATACCAAATCAAACGGATTCGTCTTTTACCACGGAGGCACGGAGCAACAGAGGAGCGGGATTGCCTTGGTTCTCTGTGTTTCGGTGTCCTCTGTGGTGGGACCATTCAAGTTAAGTTCCTATAAGACCCCGCTGCTTACAGCGATTTGTGGAGGGACGCCGGCCTCGGCGACTTCCGAACGCAAGACTCGGGGGCCCGATCCGCTCTAGATACCCCGCAGCTTGCTGCGGGGAGTTTGGAGTAGGTGTGCAGGCGATTCCGGAATGCCCGGGTTCCTGGAGACAAGGGGGAACTATCATACTTATGCAAGTAAGATAATGCCTTGTATCCATATATACGTGCCTATTTCGATATATCACACTTATGCAAGTATGATGTTCTCTGTCCGCAAGAGCATTGAACATATGAGATGCCGTACGCTTGTTTCGTGGAGGGGCGGACGGCGTGCGCCCCACCAGCAAGGCATCTATTGCTCCGGCGATAAAATATTGTGAATTCTCAGCAGGGAGGTTTGGCCACACAATTGAGAAGCAATTGCGCGCATGGAACTCAGAACCATATGGAGAATTCCTTGTTATCTTTGCGTTCTCTTGTGGCAAATAAATCCCGATATTTAGCCGCCACATCTATAGATCGTTGTTTTTGGAGGGCGAGGCTCTGTCCGAGATGGAACCGAACCTCGGCAGCGGCTCGGACAGAGCCTCGCCCTCCAATTTTGAGCAATCGTATGAGTCAAACCTACGATGTTTTATCCCGGAAACGTCAATGAACCACGGATAAACACAGAACCCAAAACAGGATATGCATAACCGATATCTAACCCTCGGGAGCGTGGGACAAATTTCGTATCTTCTTGAATATCAGCGTCCATTTGTGTTCATCCGTGGTTCCATTCCCGAATTAAGGTTTAACCATAACCCCGCTGAACAGCAACGTACTGCGGAGAAGCGAATGACCCTGGGTGGTGGGGCCGGCAAGGGGGTTTTGGGTTGAATTAATTTCCAATCCAAGGACAATAGGCGGCCTTTGAATCAATGGAAGCAACATGGAACGTTCACCGAATATAGCGATCTTGGGATTAGGCCTCATGGGGGCCTCGTTGGCGCTTGGCCTTAAAAAGCGGGGCTATGCGGGGAAAATCCTGGGGTATGCGCGGCGTGCGGAAACCCGCGAACAGGCCATGGAGGGCGGGGTGGCGGACGCGGTCTTTGCCGATCCCGCCGATGCCGTGCGCGATGCCGACATCGTGGTGGTCTGCGTCCCGATCTGGACGATTGCCTCGTTGGCGGAGCAGATTGTTGCGGCGTTAAAGCCCGGCGCGGTGGTGACCGATGTCGGCAGCACCAAGTCCGAGCTGCTGAAGACGATGGCGCCGCTCTTCAAGGATTCCGCCGCCCATTTTGTGGGTTCCCATCCCATCGCCGGTTCCGAAAAAACGGGGATCGATGCCGGAAACCCCGATTTGTACGAGGGCCGGTTGACCGTCGTCTGTCCGTCGGAAGAGACCCCGGCCGAGGCCAAGCGGGCGGTTCGCTCCCTCTGGGAAAGGGCCGGTTCGGAAGTGGTGGAAATGTCGCCGGAGGAGCACGACGCCCTGTTGGCCTCGACCAGCCACCTGCCGCATATGGTGGCCGCCGCGCTGGCGCGCTCCGTGGCCGATGGCGATCCGGCGAAAAAGGCCGACTTTTGTGGCACCGGGTTCAAGGATACCACCCGGGTGGCCTCCGGATCGGCCGATATGTGGGTGGACATCATCGATACCAACCGCGCGGCGCTTGAAACCGAGCTTGATCGCTTTCATGAAGAGTTGCAGGGGTTGATCAGCATCCTGCGCAGCGGCAATGGCGACGATATCCGCAAATGGCTCGAAGACGCACGCGATGATCGCAACGAAATTCTTAAACTGAACAAATTTTTAAAAAGGTAATTCACCACGAAGTCCGGAAGAA from Pontiella desulfatans includes these protein-coding regions:
- a CDS encoding right-handed parallel beta-helix repeat-containing protein, producing the protein MVKTGFGYSMVGVVAALLASSGMAASHTVSSLGALMEFASRSGNEITMAPGTYSAKDYLTPEMLAAVGKGVDRGNGSRPPVPVLVFSGNDNVFNLDGVVLEVDTSIYDHLPTFGYHRFLFVSGNGNRIKGLTMRYVGPQQGTNGNALSLWGDHNTLEGVTLFMHGSSPYGYGDLLGKGKNPGMAPLGKQSGLMIGGDHCTLERCKVISRAFGHCFYIQGARNTLVQDCYAEGITRATSDMLRDTTGMAADFEFRSVYENRDGRYLITPGYRKSLTEDGFRTYSKGGPRNQTTGKTTLINCTAINTRAGFEIVGPADGEKTELIGCTALGTERGYLLINGNIVTRRCRGNTVHGPLLYLWRGSNADVELEWTGEGSDYTVHALATISGSNHRVKLTRWAAEGVAPRLPILLGYGMPMHAEMATPILPEEATNITLINHVGMPVVRSEKALP
- a CDS encoding prephenate dehydrogenase, encoding MERSPNIAILGLGLMGASLALGLKKRGYAGKILGYARRAETREQAMEGGVADAVFADPADAVRDADIVVVCVPIWTIASLAEQIVAALKPGAVVTDVGSTKSELLKTMAPLFKDSAAHFVGSHPIAGSEKTGIDAGNPDLYEGRLTVVCPSEETPAEAKRAVRSLWERAGSEVVEMSPEEHDALLASTSHLPHMVAAALARSVADGDPAKKADFCGTGFKDTTRVASGSADMWVDIIDTNRAALETELDRFHEELQGLISILRSGNGDDIRKWLEDARDDRNEILKLNKFLKR